cacgtaactaaaatgagaaaaattatccaatcttgttttacccataacttcttcattttaaatccgttttgagtgaatcaaattgctatggtttcatattgaactctattttatgaatctaaacagaaaaagtataggtttatagtcggaaaaataagttacaagtcatttttgtaaaggtagtcatttcagtcgaaagaacgacgtctagatgaccattttagaaaacatacttccactttgagtttaaccataatttttggatatagtttcatgttcataataacaatcattttctcagaataacaacttttaaatcaaagtttatcatagtttttaattaactaacccaaaacagcccgcggtgttactacgacggcgtaaatccggttttacggtgtttttcgtgtttccaggttttaaatcattaagttagcatattatatagatatagaacatgtgtttagttgattttaaaagtcaagttagaaagattaacttttgtttgcgaacaagtttagaattaactaaactatattctagtgattacaagtttaaaccttcgaataagatagctttatatgtatgaatcgaatgatgttatgaacatcattactaccttaagttccttggataaacctactggaaaagagaaaaatggatctagcttcaatggatccttggatggctcgaagttcttgaagcagaatcatgacacgaaaacaagttcaagtaagatcatcacttgaaataagattgttatagttatagaaattgaacaaaagtttgaatatgattattaccttgtattagaatgataacctactgtaagaaacaaagatttcttgaggttggatgatcaccttacaagattggaagtgagctagcaaacttgaaagtattcttgattttatgtaactagaacttgtagaatatatgaagaacacttagaacttgaagagagaacttgagagagatcaattagatgaagaaaattgaagaatgaaagtgtttttaggtgtttttggtcgttggtgtatggattagatataaaggatatgtaattttgttttcatgtaaataagtcatgaatgattactcatatttttgtaattttatgagatatttcatgctagttgccaaatgatggttcccacatgtgttaggtgactcacatgggctgctaagagctgatcattggagtgtatataccaatagtacatacatctaaaagctgtgtattgtacgagtacgaatacgggtgcatacgagtagaattgttgatgaaactgaacgaggatgtaattgtaagcatttttgttaagtagaagtattttgataagtttattgaagtcttccaaaagtgtataaatacatattaaaacactacatgtatatacattttaactgattcgttaagtcatcgttagtcgttacatgtaagtgttgttttgaaacctttaggttaacgatcttgttaaatgttgttaacccaatgtttataatatcaaatgatattttaaattattatattatcatgatattatcatgtatgaatatctcttaatatgatatatatacattaaacgtctttacaacgataatcgttacatatatgtctcgtttaaaaatcattaagttagtagtcttgtttttacatatgtagttcattgttaatatacttaatgatatgtttacttatcatagtatcatgttaactatatatatatccatatatatgtcatcatatagtttttacaagttttaacgttcgtgaatcacggtcaacttaggtggtcaattgtctatatgaaacatatttcaattaatcaagtcttaacaagtttgattgtttaacatgttggaaacatttaatcatgtaaatatcaatctcaattaatatatataaacatggaaaagttcgggtcactacactatttaatatcttgtactttgcgttttgcggcttgtactcttatcatttttggacgtttctcatcaataaattgaaccacttgaattatatcttgtagatttgagctttttggtcatttgcgtcttcaaatcgtcgttttcttcttttgtcttcgcacttatttatttaaacaaatattacataaaaatagaacaattgcaactaaaagctttacatattggaaggatattgtgcctaaatatatgttcatttggagcactatcaacgagCGTCACACCTATCGATCCACGTACGTTGTATATGTTGGACGGGCTCAACTACCCAATCATTCTCAGCAAGGTTGTATCCATTGTCTTCGATAATGATGTTGTGTATCACGATGCACGTGTACATTAGTTGTCTCATTATATTCACTTCGTAAGCTCGTGCGGGTTGCTGAAGAATATGCCAACGGCCTTGTAGGATCCCAAACGTTCTTTCAACATCTTTGCGAGCGCTCGCTTGTTTCtttgtaaagtaagtaagtttttcGTCAACGGCACTTGAAAATCCCTTAACAAATGCCGCCCAAGTTGGGTAAATACCGTCAGCTAAATAATACCCCCTGCTATAATGAACCCCGTTTATTTGATAAGGAACGTCAGGCATTTCCTCATTAAGCATTGAGTTGAACAAATCACTAGTGTTTAGCACATTAATATCGTTGTTTGAACCCGCAACACCAAAATACGCATGCCAAATCCAATTATCATACGAGGCGACCGCTTCAAGCATAATAGTTGGGTGACTGTGATCACCTCGCATATACTGTCCTCTCCACGCAACTGGACATTTTgcccattgtgacgacccggaaatttccgaccaaatttaaacttaacctttatatgtttctgacacgataagcagaaattgtaatgttgaatctcaaaaagtttggaactacattcatgtaatcaattaccctttgaccgtgttcgacgattcacgaacaattatgagtatatagatatgtatatataatatataatattaactgaaaacattaacaaagtattagatatatgatactttacatgaacgtatttgtttcgatatatttatcgacagaattaagagataatatcaaatgattgaattatcagatacattatgatatgattacgggcctatgttatgaggtccactgtgatttaagaaatctattctttttggcaacattcggaaaatgataaagtgatttataaataagaacaaatgtgtcaattaacggaaactagacaagggttagtgaaaattcctgtttaatttccaaggcatgttttataatattttcctcgtgaccttgataagataactatgttaactttcattttatttaatatgaaaataagaacgtagagtgtaaataacttagatgttggatatcgacaagttaagtaactcgacatttttcattaagatgatttcatacgtttatttaacctttggactttatcccatgcttcaccaacagactgtaatttaaaaacttgaaacctattatgaatatatataattctacttttctaaaatgttttatgatataacgatttccattattttaaccttttaacaaaatgattcttaaatatatttagttttggaaaacaaaattatcatatttatttgatttagtttcaaaagtacaaaaaacgttttcagtttaaaaagaactttattattaaaatgtatatatcttagaaccacttttgacaactcattacttaaccagtatgataaagataatgatatttatattttattttattaaatatgtataacgatttaaattaatattatatatatttatacgcgtattatacatatatagttttatacttttactatactttaactttacctttactttacttttactttactttaactttaataattcatactttaataattcactttaataattcactttaataattcatactttaataattcactttaataattcactttaataattcatactttaataattcactttaataatttactttaataattcatactttaataattcactttaataattcatactttaataatttactttaataattcatactttaataattcactttaataattcaaaaatcttttataaatagaattcaataggtttcattatttcatagaaacttgaatatatatttctctaaactctctcaatcgaattacatatatatattttctttgtattatttcaagatattattagtatacataaaatactacgacggagttatactcagacgatttcaaaataagttttcaaacgggatagagctaaggaaattatgggttatagctatggaggttatgggtattgatcgagggtattgctcgtgaggtcaacctaacgtttatcattttcgttgcgtctacgtactttcctgcaatattgaatcacaatattgatacgttcgtgaatccgagacaaactctgcacttgttcagtgccgtcatatacataattcctatgaaatacagtattatgagtttcatttgctccctttttaattgcttttgcaatatatatttttgggctgagaatacatgcgttgttttataaatgttttacgatgtaggcacaagtactaaaactaattctatgtgggtttaaaccagaaatatacccttagcttggtaacattaaactacttgtctatgtacggtaggcgcgaatcctaaagatagatctattgggcctgacaaaccccatcctgactatgggatgctttagtacttcgaggttattttaaacacacctgatctggtgtacttcagagggtaaaacatgaacgttaaggcttgttaccgggtgcctacaacttatagaatacttttaaacacttgcgagtgtacggatatttatggaaactgaaatcttgtggtctattactattacagaaatgattgattatgataaactaatgaactcaccaaccttttggttgacactttaaagcatatttattctcaggtattaaagaaatctcccgctgtgcattagctcattttaaggatattacctggagtcattcatgacatactttgaaagacgttgcattcgagtcgttgagttcatcaagattaatattaagtcaattatagttggatgtaatataaaatggtatgcatgccgtcaatttttgatgtaaagaaagtttgtcttttaaaaacgaatgcaatgtttgtaaaacgtatcatatagaggtcaaatacctcgcgatgtaatcaactattgtgaatcgtttataatgtatatgaacgagtcctatatatatatatatatatatatatatagttggtatcagagcggtggtcttagcgaaccaggtcttgcattagtgtgtctaactgatagttgttaagatgcattagtgagtctggacttcaaccgtgtctgcatgtcaaaagttttgtttatcatttttagtcagaaatcatctacttaccatccttaggaaactacctgcttatcattcttagtctagacacgtcttgctgcattgattgcatgaatagtgtatagacaaaattcatatcttagcgtatctgctaaatcatatcttatcgtatctattaccgtaaactttgcctgacatattccgtaaattcctccgtaatctatgaaatcttttgatctatatatatatatatagatattctatgtagttagaaaatcacccgatagccggaaaatcatttcgtatcgaaaaatcctttatcaaatacgaaatggaattcgtcatcagttcaagttcctcgaattccgaaatggaatcccactcaagctccgaaagcagtgtgactggaatggatcaaccaatcagccatcatctattctggatgaattggggatgggttcgtagcctcc
This genomic stretch from Rutidosis leptorrhynchoides isolate AG116_Rl617_1_P2 chromosome 11, CSIRO_AGI_Rlap_v1, whole genome shotgun sequence harbors:
- the LOC139874587 gene encoding uncharacterized protein, with amino-acid sequence MRGDHSHPTIMLEAVASYDNWIWHAYFGVAGSNNDINVLNTSDLFNSMLNEEMPDVPYQINGVHYSRGYYLADGIYPTWAAFVKGFSSAVDEKLTYFTKKQASARKDVERTFGILQGRWHILQQPARAYEVNIMRQLMYTCIVIHNIIIEDNGYNLAENDWVVEPVQHIQRTWIDRCDAR